The Agrobacterium vitis sequence CGCATTGGACTTGGCCGGGCAGGCGATGCGATGCCAACACAGGCGGTGCTGGAATTTCAACTGGCCCATGCCAGGGCGCGTGATGCCGTCCACGGGGAAGTGGATTTCGAGAAATTGGCCACCGCGCTTGCTCCCATTGAAACAGTGCTAGTCCACTCACTGGCAAAAGATCGAGCGACCTACCTGACCCGCCCTGATCTTGGGCGCATGCCGGATAGCCATGACCTTCCGGCACCGGGCAAGACCTACGAAATCGCCTTCATCATTGCCGATGGCCTTTCGGCAGCGGCGGTGGAGCGCCATGCGGTTTCGGTCTATGAGGCGACTGTGCGCCGGCTCGGAGGGTTTTCAGTCGCCCCGGTCGTCCTTGGAAAACAAGCGCGTGTCGCTTTTGGCGATGAAGCCGCGGCGGCCTTCGGCGCGCAAGTGGCTATTGTCCTGATTGGAGAGCGGCCCGGTCTCAGCGTTCCCGATAGTCTTGGCGCCTATATCACCTTTGCGCCGCGTAAAGGACGACGCGATAGTGAGCGCAACTGCATTTCCAATATTCATGACGACGGATTGACTTACGAAACGGCGGCGGAAAAGATTTCCTGGCTGGTGAAGGAAGCCTTACGGTTGAAACTCTCAGGTGTGGGCCTGAAGGAAAATGCAACGGATGGGATCTCACTCCCGCATAACGTGAAATCTTTGTCCTAAGTAACTGTTAATAAATAATTTTAATCTCTGACCGATTTGGTCGGCTAAGCTTTTCTTCAGCTTCC is a genomic window containing:
- the eutC gene encoding ethanolamine ammonia-lyase subunit EutC; its protein translation is MSNSVDFDPFARFRSATRARIGLGRAGDAMPTQAVLEFQLAHARARDAVHGEVDFEKLATALAPIETVLVHSLAKDRATYLTRPDLGRMPDSHDLPAPGKTYEIAFIIADGLSAAAVERHAVSVYEATVRRLGGFSVAPVVLGKQARVAFGDEAAAAFGAQVAIVLIGERPGLSVPDSLGAYITFAPRKGRRDSERNCISNIHDDGLTYETAAEKISWLVKEALRLKLSGVGLKENATDGISLPHNVKSLS